A single region of the Brachyspira sp. SAP_772 genome encodes:
- a CDS encoding sugar ABC transporter substrate-binding protein: protein MGKKLSLFFVVAAMMLFSISGCNKSAQESSASEKTDGKIRVAYIARAQADSFAAWLANSIKEEAAKYPNIVVDIFDGQANDDVENSLIENAIINKYDVIIIQPNNGEAQRPYAEKVVAAGIICLTTNARIAGIAGASSVDADPYKQAAVNAIAALDQIPQGANVVVLNGPPGNFHADERRRSWQIEFFDKRPDVKIVGEQIANWNK, encoded by the coding sequence ATGGGCAAAAAATTATCATTATTTTTTGTTGTTGCAGCTATGATGTTATTTTCAATATCTGGCTGTAATAAGTCTGCTCAGGAATCTTCTGCTTCTGAAAAGACAGACGGAAAGATAAGAGTAGCGTATATAGCAAGGGCTCAGGCAGATTCTTTTGCTGCTTGGTTAGCTAACTCTATCAAAGAAGAAGCTGCAAAATATCCTAATATTGTTGTAGACATATTTGATGGACAAGCTAATGATGACGTTGAAAATAGCTTAATAGAAAATGCTATAATAAACAAATATGATGTTATCATTATACAGCCAAATAATGGAGAAGCTCAAAGACCTTATGCTGAAAAAGTTGTTGCTGCTGGAATAATTTGTTTAACTACAAATGCTAGAATTGCTGGTATAGCAGGTGCTTCTTCAGTAGATGCTGACCCATATAAACAAGCAGCAGTAAATGCTATAGCCGCTTTAGATCAAATTCCKCAAGGTGCTAATGTTGTAGTATTAAACGGCCCTCCAGGCAACTTCCATGCTGATGAAAGAAGAAGAAGTTGGCAAATAGAATTTTTTGATAAACGTCCAGATGTAAAAATTGTAGGTGAACAAATTGCAAATTGGAATAAA